The uncultured Methanolobus sp. sequence ATTCATTACCTGCCGTGAGGTGTACGGAATAAGTACCCTCAGTTTCATAAATATGAACAGGATTCTGCTCAACCGATGTATTCCCATCCCCGAAATCCCAGAACCAGGAGTGCGCATCATACGACGTATCAGTAAAAGAAACCATAAGGGGTGGCTCACCGGAGCTAACATTTGCAGAAAAATCCACTATTGGGAGAAAACAATCCTCATTTGTCAATCCGAAAAGATAGCCTTTATCGTTCCCAAAAAATACGTATCCATCAGATATCGACACACCATGGAGAACATACTCGGTCTTTTCCTCAGGCGCCGTGAATTCCCACCTCAGTTCATACTCGGTATTTTCGGGTAAATCCTTCAGGCAATACACAGTGCTGTCGCCAGTATTGGAAGTGAAATAAATGTATATTTCGCCATCTCCGTTATCATAGGCCGTAGAGACCACAGGTGAGGCTTTTATGGGACCGTTGGCTTCGAAGCTCCATATCGCCGATAGATCGGATTCCTCAAGACAGTGCAGGAAACCGGATCCTCCGTATATGCCGCCGGAACCGACATATACCCTTCCGTTATAAACGCACGGAGTGGATGTTGACTCACCAATTTCAGCCACGTCCTTATCTGAAACGTCGAATGTACCGTCCGGGTTGAAAGCAATAGCAAAGCAATAGCCTCCCTTAGATGTAAAGTAAACCCTTCCGGTCTCAGGAGAATACGTTACCGACGATTTTATCTCTTTTATCGTTGCCTGCGATATGCCGAAAACCGTAGGAAGGTATAGCATCTGCTTTATAGTACCGTTGTTTTTGTAAAGAGAAGTCACATAGTCCTTTGAATCGGCCACAACTACAAAATCACCTATAACAGCAGCACCTGCCCAGTAAAAACCACCATCATCAGGGGGGTCAAGGGGCATAGTCCAGCAATCCGTACCATTGCTTTCATAGAGACCGTAAAAGGAACCGTTGTGTCCCTGGAATGTAGGGTCAAGAGTATCTCCAAAAAAGATTCTTCCTTCATCATAGGTCACCGGCGTATACAGCCATGAGCCTGCCTGCAGGCACCTCATGACATTACCACTGGATGCACTTGCAAAATAGAGTTTCCCATCCGCTCTGGGAATAAACAGTGTATCTGTCTGAGAGCTGTATGCCGGAGTGCCGAGCTGGAACGAACTCGATTCCATCGCATCGTTCCTCCATTTCAGGTTTCCCGTCCTTTTGTCAATGGCACTGATATTCCCACCGGGTTCTGCAACATAAATAGTGTCACCAACAACCAGGGGAACATGATTGACTGCACTGGTGCGAACCATTCCACTGCTCCCACTTAAGTACAGATCCCATGAAAGTG is a genomic window containing:
- a CDS encoding PKD domain-containing protein — protein: MQVKTKVCRLIMLFMGNLIILSMMSGFVLASDWTQFQKDAYNSGITSDRAPISAPSESLSWDLYLSGSSGMVRTSAVNHVPLVVGDTIYVAEPGGNISAIDKRTGNLKWRNDAMESSSFQLGTPAYSSQTDTLFIPRADGKLYFASASSGNVMRCLQAGSWLYTPVTYDEGRIFFGDTLDPTFQGHNGSFYGLYESNGTDCWTMPLDPPDDGGFYWAGAAVIGDFVVVADSKDYVTSLYKNNGTIKQMLYLPTVFGISQATIKEIKSSVTYSPETGRVYFTSKGGYCFAIAFNPDGTFDVSDKDVAEIGESTSTPCVYNGRVYVGSGGIYGGSGFLHCLEESDLSAIWSFEANGPIKASPVVSTAYDNGDGEIYIYFTSNTGDSTVYCLKDLPENTEYELRWEFTAPEEKTEYVLHGVSISDGYVFFGNDKGYLFGLTNEDCFLPIVDFSANVSSGEPPLMVSFTDTSYDAHSWFWDFGDGNTSVEQNPVHIYETEGTYSVHLTAGNEYGNKTSVKTDYIYVDWNPWNDPGSENGAVISLPEVRNAIVYWKFSAPCPETGHVISLAEIRNLIVYWKFSSPMTV